Proteins encoded by one window of Tunturibacter psychrotolerans:
- a CDS encoding penicillin-binding transpeptidase domain-containing protein: MSRSLKVFGALLFGLVLGAGVGANAATTTTTGKTKHHSAGTTRVATSVKAHSGASHSSSAAKSASHAVATTTVAGRRRHGARPTLAVRRTRYQEHFSASSYADNLTLGDVVEGEDPLVRAAAIEALGNMNGTAIAIDPSTGRILAMVNQKLALSRGAEPCSTIKLTVALAALEEGIVNKDTPVNLGGHYHLTMTEALAHSNNLYFETLGRQLGFERVKHYANEFGLGELAGYQIQGEQLGTYPDEVLPASLGGVGRMCSFGESVSMTPLQLGALVSAIANGGTLYYLQHPETAVDVATFEPKVKRVLDIAPLIPEISVGMQGAVQYGTARSLRANFSQFPVMGKTGTCSNNGTRFGWFGSFADTPKGRIVTVFFLEGGRPTFGPKAAELTGEFYRALWDKDYFQQKPTVETSGVVGASE, translated from the coding sequence GTGTCGAGATCATTGAAGGTTTTTGGCGCGCTCCTCTTCGGCCTTGTGTTAGGTGCTGGAGTGGGTGCAAACGCAGCAACGACGACTACTACCGGCAAAACGAAGCATCACTCTGCCGGGACAACGCGTGTTGCGACGTCTGTGAAGGCTCATTCCGGGGCTTCGCACTCTAGCTCAGCTGCGAAGAGCGCCTCCCACGCTGTTGCAACTACGACGGTTGCGGGACGGCGTCGACATGGTGCGCGGCCTACACTGGCAGTGCGACGGACTCGATATCAGGAGCATTTTTCAGCAAGCTCGTATGCAGACAATCTGACTTTGGGTGATGTCGTAGAGGGCGAAGATCCGTTGGTTCGCGCGGCGGCGATTGAAGCGCTGGGCAATATGAACGGTACAGCAATTGCAATTGATCCTTCGACGGGACGAATTCTGGCGATGGTAAACCAGAAACTGGCGCTGTCGAGGGGCGCTGAGCCTTGCTCAACGATCAAGCTGACGGTGGCTTTGGCGGCGCTGGAAGAGGGAATCGTCAACAAGGACACTCCTGTGAATCTGGGCGGCCATTATCACCTGACCATGACGGAGGCTTTGGCACACTCGAACAACCTTTATTTTGAGACGCTTGGACGGCAGCTTGGGTTTGAGAGGGTGAAGCATTACGCCAATGAGTTTGGGCTTGGCGAGCTGGCTGGCTATCAAATTCAGGGCGAGCAGCTAGGGACATATCCAGATGAGGTGTTACCTGCCTCGCTTGGCGGCGTGGGGCGTATGTGCTCGTTTGGAGAGAGCGTTTCGATGACTCCGCTGCAGCTGGGGGCCCTAGTTTCGGCGATTGCGAATGGCGGCACGCTTTATTATCTGCAACATCCAGAGACGGCCGTTGATGTGGCAACATTCGAGCCCAAGGTGAAGCGGGTGCTGGATATTGCTCCGCTGATTCCTGAGATTTCGGTGGGTATGCAAGGCGCAGTGCAGTACGGAACGGCGCGCTCACTCAGGGCCAACTTCAGCCAGTTTCCGGTGATGGGCAAGACAGGGACCTGCTCGAATAATGGCACTCGATTTGGGTGGTTCGGGTCGTTTGCCGATACACCGAAGGGGCGGATTGTTACCGTGTTTTTCCTCGAGGGGGGACGGCCTACCTTTGGGCCTAAGGCGGCTGAGCTGACTGGGGAGTTTTATCGGGCGCTGTGGGATAAGGATTATTTCCAGCAGAAGCCGACGGTTGAAACCAGTGGTGTTGTGGGTGCTTCTGAGTAG